The Macrobrachium nipponense isolate FS-2020 chromosome 8, ASM1510439v2, whole genome shotgun sequence nucleotide sequence GAAGTACTTTGAAGAAAAAGATTTCAAATTTATCTGCGTATTTAATGAAGATACAGAGGAAAGTGAAAACATCAATTGGCTGATTCAGGATCAAGATGATGTCATCATCGATCTAGTGTGGAATATTTTTAATCTGAAAGCTCACTTTGATGGCGTACATATTCATCGTAtgcttattaaaaaaagttatgaaaggTTAAAGCCTTTTTTAACTACTCTACACCCTGAGATTATTGAACGTCATGACCTGAGTAAATATGCTTTCAGCCAAGCAATTGGCTACACGCTGAAATTTATTCACAAATCTTCACACCCCATTTGGAGAGCTGCTTGCGATCTTCACCTCAAGTATGAACCTCATCATCCTCAGGCTTGGTGCAAAAATAGAAACTCCAAAGCAAAACTTCAAATGCTGGAAAAATGGCTGCAAGCGTCAAGTGAAATTCATAGTGACTGCATGTATGGAATTAATTTATCAATGCTGAATTTGGAGGATGGCTATTTACCTTTGCCATTTTTGCTAGAAAGTTATGTCGATATGATTGCTATTgaatgggaaagaaagaaaggtaaaagtgaaaataTCAGTGATAGTGAACTTGTTTATATGGAAGAAAAGTTTTTAATGCGATATAACAAGGAACaacggaaaaatatttttgaatttgtgAACGTAGTCATATCATCAGATAACTCTTGGAGAAATGTGATTCTGAGTGAGAGGGAACAAACACTCATGAAGACACTACCTGAAAAAGATAGAGGCCCATTATTGTTCagaattgaaaaatgtaaaaatcaggaACTTCAACGGCAAAGGAAAAAGCTTGCAGGAGCCGAGTCTCTGGAAAATAATGATGTTCCAAAAGAAGTACTGGAAAAGGcttctgatttttctttttattacaacATTGCTTTGGTCATCATGGACATTTGGGATCCAAAGTACAGGAAGCTCATTGAGTATCTCATATTAAGGAAAGCAATCAAAGATGCTTTCATTGAGGAGACTCACCTCCCGTGGATATATTTTGCAGAGGAATCAGAGGGAAGTGAAGAAAATCCCCCCACCTCTCAAACTGGCAACATCACAGAGTATGAAGACATAGTTAAGTTAGTTTGGGAAGAATATAAAATGAGGGAACATTTCTCTCAGATGAAAGACCATCGCTTTTGGCTTAAGAAAAGTTATCAGCGTTTGTCCAAATTCTTCCCAGAGTTACCAGAGGAGGTCATTGAGCGTCACGACCTCTCAAAATTTGCGTTTTCACAAGCTGTAGGTTATACACTGAGATGGGTTCATGACATTAACTCCCCAGTTTGGACAAGGGCTTGTGATTTGCACCTAAATAAAGAACCTCATCATCCGCAGATGTGGCAAATTCACCATGGCTCTTCATATAAACGCAAATGCTTAGAAGCATATCTTTGTCTTCATTCAGGAGGAAATAATTATGGCCTCGTTGTGAACCACCTGGACCTGACATCAGAGAGTATGGCTGTTATGTTTCTTCAAGAGAGTTTTTTGGATATGGTTGCTGTTGaatgggagagaaagaaagataaaaaagatgaTTTGAATTACACTGAACTTGTATACATGGAAGAAAGAACTCTTAATCGATACTGTTTGAAGGATAAAGACTATGTAGTGAACCTAATGGAAAAAATCCGGTCTGCTGATAGCAATGAATAAATATGGTTTTTCAAAGTGAAATTTTTtatccttatatttggggttcactaatgaatatagaatttgtaCTTAAGGACAGATCTGTGAAccaacagaaattttttttgagaatcattgAATCATCTGGTTAATTTTTTATATCCAGTATTGTAATTGCTTGTGAAGTATAAGCATACAGAATTTAACAATGTTTCAGTGGTTAATTAAATCTAGATCAACAAATGATATAATGTAACTTTTTATCCAAATTTATAAACATCATAATCAAAACCTTATGAGAATTTGGTAATAGTCAAAAATGTGCAAAAGAGTTTTATCTTTGCTTTCACACATTGATGAAAGCATTACTACTTCTGTCTTGCATAAATGGTAATtctcaggaaaaagaaaaaaagaaactccgTACTAAAAAAACCAACAACTCCGAAACTGTACAGTACATCTGATTTGTATCTTATACGTACGTACTAACACAATTAGTGGTACTATTGCAAATTGAGTTCTGTTCATTATCATGAAAATGACATGGGACTGAATCTATGCCAACCAACTACTACTATCACCATTATTTAAAGTaatagtaaattgtatttttcatttatgtaaacctgaggttctttacattAGGAGTTACTTTCAAGGGAGCTAGAAACGGCTGTTGAACTTTCAATCAAGGTGTGTTAGTCAGTTAGCTACCGTCCAGTAACATTACAATTTGCTTTCGGGCTAGGTGTCAGATTGAGGTGGGCATAAAATGGAATGCcaaggaccttaggtttgtatttagttgggaaaatacaatttcgttttaaaaattatgatttgttcctacatgatatacaaatcaTTGGTCCTTCACATTAGGAAGACTCAGAAAAAGGACAAacgcattttatatttatttcctcttccttatttgtgtgtgtattcttcCTAAGTTACTCTTTCAAAACgtgtttttgaataaaaaaaaaaatcataattgtgGTATGCTAATGATAATAGCACAGTGAAATTATTGAACTCGTCTGTAGATTATTTGTATGAGGATATGATAAAAAATACGATCACATAATTACCAGTTTTAATATTAATACTTGACAAAATTTCCTCAAATGAATCGGCTTCAGTCTTCGCCATCAACCACTGTAGATGTGCTAGCTTCTCCATTTTTGCCGAatgcttttctttcctcttgcacATTTGGCTCGTGAAAAGAGACGGCATTTTGTTGGTTACTTCGAAGCTTCGGCAGCAAGTTTCTTTATGGTGCAGATGCGTTCTAATTCTAAGAATGGCCTCAAGAGAACTTGTGCTTAACCTGTTCCTTGCCTAGTTTTAACACTGGTTACATAGGAAAACACCCGTTCAACAAACGATGTGCTGAGAGGGATACAGTTTGAGGTCAGTGCAATAATTGCTAATTCTTTATAACATTTCTCTCCAATTACATTTTCATGGTACAACACCTTCGTCCAAAATTTTGTAGGGTCAGTAGGTATTTCGGACTGGGGG carries:
- the LOC135222775 gene encoding uncharacterized protein LOC135222775, which translates into the protein MASSVIKEIKKTVPEQFHHQVESIFETSLEYVEKTSNEYEGNPKRFHHGGARSSVATPSKEKNKESEIEASNLAIARVMMQLWSPQMFRYAENLILKEAVKEKYFEEKDFKFICVFNEDTEESENINWLIQDQDDVIIDLVWNIFNLKAHFDGVHIHRMLIKKSYERLKPFLTTLHPEIIERHDLSKYAFSQAIGYTLKFIHKSSHPIWRAACDLHLKYEPHHPQAWCKNRNSKAKLQMLEKWLQASSEIHSDCMYGINLSMLNLEDGYLPLPFLLESYVDMIAIEWERKKGKSENISDSELVYMEEKFLMRYNKEQRKNIFEFVNVVISSDNSWRNVILSEREQTLMKTLPEKDRGPLLFRIEKCKNQELQRQRKKLAGAESLENNDVPKEVLEKASDFSFYYNIALVIMDIWDPKYRKLIEYLILRKAIKDAFIEETHLPWIYFAEESEGSEENPPTSQTGNITEYEDIVKLVWEEYKMREHFSQMKDHRFWLKKSYQRLSKFFPELPEEVIERHDLSKFAFSQAVGYTLRWVHDINSPVWTRACDLHLNKEPHHPQMWQIHHGSSYKRKCLEAYLCLHSGGNNYGLVVNHLDLTSESMAVMFLQESFLDMVAVEWERKKDKKDDLNYTELVYMEERTLNRYCLKDKDYVVNLMEKIRSADSNE